One Manihot esculenta cultivar AM560-2 chromosome 6, M.esculenta_v8, whole genome shotgun sequence DNA segment encodes these proteins:
- the LOC110618278 gene encoding probable serine/threonine-protein kinase SIS8 isoform X3, translating into MKNFFKKLHITSNQSHDAAEGSNSSKGTNKPINPSSPDRILPSRSHEHNPFSARRESGSTTSRDPEIEEEYHIQLALELSAREDPEAVQIEAVKQISLGTCAPENTPAEVVAYRYWNYNALNYDDKIMDGFYDLYGIFMESTSERMPSLVDLQGTPVSDNVSWEAVLVNRVADANLLKLEQKALEMAVKLRSESPISTDRDFVQKLAVLVSDYMGGSVGDPDNITRAWRSLSYSLKATLGSMVLPLGSLTIGLARHRALMFKVLVDSVGVPCRLVKGHQYTGSDDVAMNFVKIDDGREYIVDLMAAPGTLIPSDVAGSHIVYDESFFSSSHLSQAIDSSHRASSSSGVASSFEEHSDVGTLEKKSRLRNVAGSRNQSDERCEFHEFANMTRTIKGEEESKMILDDFKKCSNVEKGPGRESPVRPSYPFTHGRSPSWTEGVSSPAAHRLKVKDVSQYMIDAAKENPQLAQKLHDVLLESGVVAPPSLFTEIYHEQLDGSTNEAKSPAEDKDDYKQISEARHMKDQDDLGPAQFLPPLPHQRLHYKASPVSNQPEQLKPVEDLRLNHPFETIDVTRQPVSLQSEATSASCAKNVPVAAAAAAAAVVASSMVVAVAKSSTDSNLPVAAAAAAAATTAAVSKQYEQCTRSDGDAKSSGYESRGSKDHGNGGQERGTPGENSEGQRMSDRSAGNDSLKSDAGLDDIAECDIPWEEITLGERIGLGSYGEVYRGDWHGTEVAVKRFLDQGISGESLEEFRSEVRIMKRLRHPNVVLFMGAVTHAPNLSIVTEFLPRGSLYRLIHRPNNQLDERRRLRMALDTARGMNYLHNCTPMIVHRDLKSPNLLVDKNWVVKVSDFGLSRMKHNTFLSSRSAAGTAEWMAPEVLRNEPSDEKCDVYSFGVILWELCTLQQPWGGMNPMQVVGAVGFQQRRLEIPDGMDPVIADVIRKCWQTDPKLRPTFAEIMAALKPLQKPITGAQVPRRSSSTRGGHEKGQVSREEEEQAG; encoded by the exons ATGAAGAACTTTTTTAAGAAGCTCCATATCACGTCTAATCAATCACATGATGCAGCAGAGGGGTCAAATTCATCAAAGGGCACTAATAAGCCCATTAATCCATCTTCCCCTGATAGGATTTTGCCCTCTAGGTCCCATGAGCATAACCCCTTCTCAG CCAGGCGTGAGTCAGGGTCTACGACATCGAGGGATCCTGAAATTGAGGAGGAATATCATATTCAGCTAGCTTTGGAGTTGAGTGCTAGAGAGGATCCTGAGGCAGTTCAGATTGAGGCTGTTAAGCAAATAAGTCTGGGCACTTGTGCTCCTGAGAATACTCCAGCTGAAGTTGTTGCTTATAGATACTGG AATTACAATGCTCTTAACTATGATGACAAGATCATGGATGGTTTCTATGACCTGTATGGAATTTTCATGGAGTCCACATCAGAAAGAATGCCTTCACTAGTTGATTTGCAAGGAACACCAGTTTCAGATAATGTCAGCTGGGAAGCAGTACTTGTGAATAGGGTTGCTGATGCTAACTTGTTGAAACTTGAACAGAAGGCACTTGAGATGGCGGTCAAGTTAAGGTCTGAATCTCCAATTTCCACAGATAGAGATTTTGTGCAAAAGCTTGCTGTTTTAGTTTCTGATTACATGGGTGGATCAGTTGGGGATCCTGACAACATCACTAGGGCATGGCGGAGTCTTAGCTACAGTTTGAAAGCAACACTTGGGAGCATGGTTTTGCCACTTGGTTCTCTTACAATTGGATTGGCTCGCCATCGTGCATTAATGTTCAAG GTTTTGGTGGATAGTGTGGGTGTACCTTGCCGGCTGGTAAAAGGTCATCAATACACTGGTTCTGATGATGTGGCCATGAATTTCGTAAAGATTGATGATGGAAG GGAGTACATTGTTGATCTAATGGCAGCTCCTGGCACTCTTATTCCTTCTGATGTAGCTGGATCACATATAGTATATGATgagtctttcttttcttctagtCATTTGTCTCAAGCCATTGACTCATCTCATAGAGCTTCTTCTAGTAGTGGAGTAGCTAGTTCATTTGAAGAACATTCAGATGTTGGCACACTGGAGAAGAAATCCAGATTAAGGAATGTCGCTGGTTCCAGAAATCAATCTGATGAAAGGTGTGAATTTCATGAATTTGCAAACATGACCAGGACAATCAAAGGTGAAGAAGAATCAAAGATGATCTTGGATGATTTTAAGAAATGTTCTAATGTAGAGAAGGGGCCGGGGCGGGAGAGTCCTGTAAGGCCTAGTTATCCTTTTACCCATGGAAGATCTCCTTCATGGACTGAAGGTGTTAGCTCTCCTGCTGCTCATAGATTGAAAGTGAAAGATGTTTCACAATACATGATTGATGCCGCCAAAGAAAATCCACAATTAGCTCAGAAACTTCATGATGTATTACTAGAAAGTGGTGTTGTCGCTCCCCCTAGCTTGTTTACTGAAATTTATCATGAGCAGTTAGACGGATCAACTAATGAAGCCAAGTCCCCTGCAGAGGATAAGGATGACTACAAACAGATCAGTGAAGCCAGGCATATGAAAGATCAAGATGATCTCGGTCCTGCTCAATTTTTGCCCCCTCTGCCTCATCAGAGACTGCATTATAAGGCAAGTCCTGTTTCTAACCAACCTGAGCAACTTAAACCTGTTGAAGATTTAAGGTTAAACCATCCTTTTGAGACAATAGATGTCACTAGACAACCTGTGTCATTGCAGTCTGAAGCAACTTCAGCGAGTTGTGCAAAAAATGTTCCTGTTGCTGCAGCAGCCGCTGCTGCAGCTGTTGTTGCATCTTCTATGGTTGTTGCTGTGGCAAAGTCAAGCACTGACTCAAACCTTCCTGTAGCTGCTGCTGCCGCTGCTGCTGCAACAACTGCAGCTGTCAGTAAGCAGTATGAGCAGTGCACAAGAAGTGATGGCGATGCAAAAAGTTCTGGTTATGAGTCACGAGGTAGCAAAGACCATGGAAATGGTGGCCAAGAACGTGGTACTCCAGGGGAAAATtcagaaggccagagaatgtcTGATAGATCAGCTGGCAATGATAGCTTGAAATCTGATGCAGGACTAGATGACATCGCAGAGTGTGACATTCCATGGGAGGAAATCACCTTGGGTGAACGCATTGGACTTG GGTCATATGGAGAGGTATATCGTGGAGATTGGCATGGAACT GAAGTGGCTGTGAAGAGGTTCCTGGACCAAGGTATTTCTGGTGAATCACTTGAAGAATTCAGAAGTGAG GTTCGAATCATGAAAAGACTCAGACATCCCAATGTGGTTCTTTTCATGGGAGCGGTAACTCATGCCCCAAATCTTTCCATAGTTACAGAATTTCTTCCCAG AGGTAGTTTATATAGATTAATTCACAGGCCCAACAATCAATTAGACGAGCGGAGGCGTTTGAGGATGGCTCTTGATACT GCCCGAGGAATGAATTATTTGCACAACTGCACTCCAATGATAGTACATCGTGATTTAAAATCTCCAAATCTTCTAGTTGATAAAAATTGGGTAGTGAAG GTATCAGATTTTGGGCTCTCACGAATGAAGCACAACACATTTCTCTCTTCAAGGTCAGCTGCAGGGACG GCTGAGTGGATGGCCCCAGAAGTGCTAAGAAATGAACCATCAGATGAAAA GTGTGACGTATATAGTTTTGGCGTTATACTATGGGAGCTCTGCACATTGCAGCAACCATGGGGTGGAATGAACCCAATGCAAGTTGTTGGTGCTGTTGGATTTCAACAGCGACGTCTTGAGATTCCAGATGGGATGGATCCAGTCATTGCAGATGTTATTAGGAAGTGCTGGCAAAC AGATCCAAAATTGAGGCCAACATTTGCAGAGATCATGGCTGCTTTGAAGCCATTACAGAAGCCTATAACAGGTGCACAAGTGCCTAGACGAAGTTCATCTACGAGAGGTGGACATGAGAAAGGCCAAGTGTCGCGCGAAGAAGAAGAGCAGGCCGGATAA
- the LOC110618278 gene encoding probable serine/threonine-protein kinase SIS8 isoform X2 — protein sequence MKNFFKKLHITSNQSHDAAEGSNSSKGTNKPINPSSPDRILPSRSHEHNPFSGISSWLNPVANRKSPSPPSSSNVTGGERTEPSDSISSNSGLDFVSDAARRESGSTTSRDPEIEEEYHIQLALELSAREDPEAVQIEAVKQISLGTCAPENTPAEVVAYRYWNYNALNYDDKIMDGFYDLYGIFMESTSERMPSLVDLQGTPVSDNVSWEAVLVNRVADANLLKLEQKALEMAVKLRSESPISTDRDFVQKLAVLVSDYMGGSVGDPDNITRAWRSLSYSLKATLGSMVLPLGSLTIGLARHRALMFKVLVDSVGVPCRLVKGHQYTGSDDVAMNFVKIDDGREYIVDLMAAPGTLIPSDVAGSHIVYDESFFSSSHLSQAIDSSHRASSSSGVASSFEEHSDVGTLEKKSRLRNVAGSRNQSDERCEFHEFANMTRTIKGEEESKMILDDFKKCSNVEKGPGRESPVRPSYPFTHGRSPSWTEGVSSPAAHRLKVKDVSQYMIDAAKENPQLAQKLHDVLLESGVVAPPSLFTEIYHEQLDGSTNEAKSPAEDKDDYKQISEARHMKDQDDLGPAQFLPPLPHQRLHYKSEATSASCAKNVPVAAAAAAAAVVASSMVVAVAKSSTDSNLPVAAAAAAAATTAAVSKQYEQCTRSDGDAKSSGYESRGSKDHGNGGQERGTPGENSEGQRMSDRSAGNDSLKSDAGLDDIAECDIPWEEITLGERIGLGSYGEVYRGDWHGTEVAVKRFLDQGISGESLEEFRSEVRIMKRLRHPNVVLFMGAVTHAPNLSIVTEFLPRGSLYRLIHRPNNQLDERRRLRMALDTARGMNYLHNCTPMIVHRDLKSPNLLVDKNWVVKVSDFGLSRMKHNTFLSSRSAAGTAEWMAPEVLRNEPSDEKCDVYSFGVILWELCTLQQPWGGMNPMQVVGAVGFQQRRLEIPDGMDPVIADVIRKCWQTDPKLRPTFAEIMAALKPLQKPITGAQVPRRSSSTRGGHEKGQVSREEEEQAG from the exons ATGAAGAACTTTTTTAAGAAGCTCCATATCACGTCTAATCAATCACATGATGCAGCAGAGGGGTCAAATTCATCAAAGGGCACTAATAAGCCCATTAATCCATCTTCCCCTGATAGGATTTTGCCCTCTAGGTCCCATGAGCATAACCCCTTCTCAGGTATTTCCAGTTGGTTGAATCCTGTTGCCAATAGAAAAAGTCCTAGTCCACCATCATCTTCAAATGTGACAGGAGGAGAGAGGACTGAACCATCTGATTCAATTAGCAGTAATAGTGGTTTGGATTTTGTTTCTGATGCAGCCAGGCGTGAGTCAGGGTCTACGACATCGAGGGATCCTGAAATTGAGGAGGAATATCATATTCAGCTAGCTTTGGAGTTGAGTGCTAGAGAGGATCCTGAGGCAGTTCAGATTGAGGCTGTTAAGCAAATAAGTCTGGGCACTTGTGCTCCTGAGAATACTCCAGCTGAAGTTGTTGCTTATAGATACTGG AATTACAATGCTCTTAACTATGATGACAAGATCATGGATGGTTTCTATGACCTGTATGGAATTTTCATGGAGTCCACATCAGAAAGAATGCCTTCACTAGTTGATTTGCAAGGAACACCAGTTTCAGATAATGTCAGCTGGGAAGCAGTACTTGTGAATAGGGTTGCTGATGCTAACTTGTTGAAACTTGAACAGAAGGCACTTGAGATGGCGGTCAAGTTAAGGTCTGAATCTCCAATTTCCACAGATAGAGATTTTGTGCAAAAGCTTGCTGTTTTAGTTTCTGATTACATGGGTGGATCAGTTGGGGATCCTGACAACATCACTAGGGCATGGCGGAGTCTTAGCTACAGTTTGAAAGCAACACTTGGGAGCATGGTTTTGCCACTTGGTTCTCTTACAATTGGATTGGCTCGCCATCGTGCATTAATGTTCAAG GTTTTGGTGGATAGTGTGGGTGTACCTTGCCGGCTGGTAAAAGGTCATCAATACACTGGTTCTGATGATGTGGCCATGAATTTCGTAAAGATTGATGATGGAAG GGAGTACATTGTTGATCTAATGGCAGCTCCTGGCACTCTTATTCCTTCTGATGTAGCTGGATCACATATAGTATATGATgagtctttcttttcttctagtCATTTGTCTCAAGCCATTGACTCATCTCATAGAGCTTCTTCTAGTAGTGGAGTAGCTAGTTCATTTGAAGAACATTCAGATGTTGGCACACTGGAGAAGAAATCCAGATTAAGGAATGTCGCTGGTTCCAGAAATCAATCTGATGAAAGGTGTGAATTTCATGAATTTGCAAACATGACCAGGACAATCAAAGGTGAAGAAGAATCAAAGATGATCTTGGATGATTTTAAGAAATGTTCTAATGTAGAGAAGGGGCCGGGGCGGGAGAGTCCTGTAAGGCCTAGTTATCCTTTTACCCATGGAAGATCTCCTTCATGGACTGAAGGTGTTAGCTCTCCTGCTGCTCATAGATTGAAAGTGAAAGATGTTTCACAATACATGATTGATGCCGCCAAAGAAAATCCACAATTAGCTCAGAAACTTCATGATGTATTACTAGAAAGTGGTGTTGTCGCTCCCCCTAGCTTGTTTACTGAAATTTATCATGAGCAGTTAGACGGATCAACTAATGAAGCCAAGTCCCCTGCAGAGGATAAGGATGACTACAAACAGATCAGTGAAGCCAGGCATATGAAAGATCAAGATGATCTCGGTCCTGCTCAATTTTTGCCCCCTCTGCCTCATCAGAGACTGCATTATAAG TCTGAAGCAACTTCAGCGAGTTGTGCAAAAAATGTTCCTGTTGCTGCAGCAGCCGCTGCTGCAGCTGTTGTTGCATCTTCTATGGTTGTTGCTGTGGCAAAGTCAAGCACTGACTCAAACCTTCCTGTAGCTGCTGCTGCCGCTGCTGCTGCAACAACTGCAGCTGTCAGTAAGCAGTATGAGCAGTGCACAAGAAGTGATGGCGATGCAAAAAGTTCTGGTTATGAGTCACGAGGTAGCAAAGACCATGGAAATGGTGGCCAAGAACGTGGTACTCCAGGGGAAAATtcagaaggccagagaatgtcTGATAGATCAGCTGGCAATGATAGCTTGAAATCTGATGCAGGACTAGATGACATCGCAGAGTGTGACATTCCATGGGAGGAAATCACCTTGGGTGAACGCATTGGACTTG GGTCATATGGAGAGGTATATCGTGGAGATTGGCATGGAACT GAAGTGGCTGTGAAGAGGTTCCTGGACCAAGGTATTTCTGGTGAATCACTTGAAGAATTCAGAAGTGAG GTTCGAATCATGAAAAGACTCAGACATCCCAATGTGGTTCTTTTCATGGGAGCGGTAACTCATGCCCCAAATCTTTCCATAGTTACAGAATTTCTTCCCAG AGGTAGTTTATATAGATTAATTCACAGGCCCAACAATCAATTAGACGAGCGGAGGCGTTTGAGGATGGCTCTTGATACT GCCCGAGGAATGAATTATTTGCACAACTGCACTCCAATGATAGTACATCGTGATTTAAAATCTCCAAATCTTCTAGTTGATAAAAATTGGGTAGTGAAG GTATCAGATTTTGGGCTCTCACGAATGAAGCACAACACATTTCTCTCTTCAAGGTCAGCTGCAGGGACG GCTGAGTGGATGGCCCCAGAAGTGCTAAGAAATGAACCATCAGATGAAAA GTGTGACGTATATAGTTTTGGCGTTATACTATGGGAGCTCTGCACATTGCAGCAACCATGGGGTGGAATGAACCCAATGCAAGTTGTTGGTGCTGTTGGATTTCAACAGCGACGTCTTGAGATTCCAGATGGGATGGATCCAGTCATTGCAGATGTTATTAGGAAGTGCTGGCAAAC AGATCCAAAATTGAGGCCAACATTTGCAGAGATCATGGCTGCTTTGAAGCCATTACAGAAGCCTATAACAGGTGCACAAGTGCCTAGACGAAGTTCATCTACGAGAGGTGGACATGAGAAAGGCCAAGTGTCGCGCGAAGAAGAAGAGCAGGCCGGATAA
- the LOC110618278 gene encoding probable serine/threonine-protein kinase SIS8 isoform X1 — translation MKNFFKKLHITSNQSHDAAEGSNSSKGTNKPINPSSPDRILPSRSHEHNPFSGISSWLNPVANRKSPSPPSSSNVTGGERTEPSDSISSNSGLDFVSDAARRESGSTTSRDPEIEEEYHIQLALELSAREDPEAVQIEAVKQISLGTCAPENTPAEVVAYRYWNYNALNYDDKIMDGFYDLYGIFMESTSERMPSLVDLQGTPVSDNVSWEAVLVNRVADANLLKLEQKALEMAVKLRSESPISTDRDFVQKLAVLVSDYMGGSVGDPDNITRAWRSLSYSLKATLGSMVLPLGSLTIGLARHRALMFKVLVDSVGVPCRLVKGHQYTGSDDVAMNFVKIDDGREYIVDLMAAPGTLIPSDVAGSHIVYDESFFSSSHLSQAIDSSHRASSSSGVASSFEEHSDVGTLEKKSRLRNVAGSRNQSDERCEFHEFANMTRTIKGEEESKMILDDFKKCSNVEKGPGRESPVRPSYPFTHGRSPSWTEGVSSPAAHRLKVKDVSQYMIDAAKENPQLAQKLHDVLLESGVVAPPSLFTEIYHEQLDGSTNEAKSPAEDKDDYKQISEARHMKDQDDLGPAQFLPPLPHQRLHYKASPVSNQPEQLKPVEDLRLNHPFETIDVTRQPVSLQSEATSASCAKNVPVAAAAAAAAVVASSMVVAVAKSSTDSNLPVAAAAAAAATTAAVSKQYEQCTRSDGDAKSSGYESRGSKDHGNGGQERGTPGENSEGQRMSDRSAGNDSLKSDAGLDDIAECDIPWEEITLGERIGLGSYGEVYRGDWHGTEVAVKRFLDQGISGESLEEFRSEVRIMKRLRHPNVVLFMGAVTHAPNLSIVTEFLPRGSLYRLIHRPNNQLDERRRLRMALDTARGMNYLHNCTPMIVHRDLKSPNLLVDKNWVVKVSDFGLSRMKHNTFLSSRSAAGTAEWMAPEVLRNEPSDEKCDVYSFGVILWELCTLQQPWGGMNPMQVVGAVGFQQRRLEIPDGMDPVIADVIRKCWQTDPKLRPTFAEIMAALKPLQKPITGAQVPRRSSSTRGGHEKGQVSREEEEQAG, via the exons ATGAAGAACTTTTTTAAGAAGCTCCATATCACGTCTAATCAATCACATGATGCAGCAGAGGGGTCAAATTCATCAAAGGGCACTAATAAGCCCATTAATCCATCTTCCCCTGATAGGATTTTGCCCTCTAGGTCCCATGAGCATAACCCCTTCTCAGGTATTTCCAGTTGGTTGAATCCTGTTGCCAATAGAAAAAGTCCTAGTCCACCATCATCTTCAAATGTGACAGGAGGAGAGAGGACTGAACCATCTGATTCAATTAGCAGTAATAGTGGTTTGGATTTTGTTTCTGATGCAGCCAGGCGTGAGTCAGGGTCTACGACATCGAGGGATCCTGAAATTGAGGAGGAATATCATATTCAGCTAGCTTTGGAGTTGAGTGCTAGAGAGGATCCTGAGGCAGTTCAGATTGAGGCTGTTAAGCAAATAAGTCTGGGCACTTGTGCTCCTGAGAATACTCCAGCTGAAGTTGTTGCTTATAGATACTGG AATTACAATGCTCTTAACTATGATGACAAGATCATGGATGGTTTCTATGACCTGTATGGAATTTTCATGGAGTCCACATCAGAAAGAATGCCTTCACTAGTTGATTTGCAAGGAACACCAGTTTCAGATAATGTCAGCTGGGAAGCAGTACTTGTGAATAGGGTTGCTGATGCTAACTTGTTGAAACTTGAACAGAAGGCACTTGAGATGGCGGTCAAGTTAAGGTCTGAATCTCCAATTTCCACAGATAGAGATTTTGTGCAAAAGCTTGCTGTTTTAGTTTCTGATTACATGGGTGGATCAGTTGGGGATCCTGACAACATCACTAGGGCATGGCGGAGTCTTAGCTACAGTTTGAAAGCAACACTTGGGAGCATGGTTTTGCCACTTGGTTCTCTTACAATTGGATTGGCTCGCCATCGTGCATTAATGTTCAAG GTTTTGGTGGATAGTGTGGGTGTACCTTGCCGGCTGGTAAAAGGTCATCAATACACTGGTTCTGATGATGTGGCCATGAATTTCGTAAAGATTGATGATGGAAG GGAGTACATTGTTGATCTAATGGCAGCTCCTGGCACTCTTATTCCTTCTGATGTAGCTGGATCACATATAGTATATGATgagtctttcttttcttctagtCATTTGTCTCAAGCCATTGACTCATCTCATAGAGCTTCTTCTAGTAGTGGAGTAGCTAGTTCATTTGAAGAACATTCAGATGTTGGCACACTGGAGAAGAAATCCAGATTAAGGAATGTCGCTGGTTCCAGAAATCAATCTGATGAAAGGTGTGAATTTCATGAATTTGCAAACATGACCAGGACAATCAAAGGTGAAGAAGAATCAAAGATGATCTTGGATGATTTTAAGAAATGTTCTAATGTAGAGAAGGGGCCGGGGCGGGAGAGTCCTGTAAGGCCTAGTTATCCTTTTACCCATGGAAGATCTCCTTCATGGACTGAAGGTGTTAGCTCTCCTGCTGCTCATAGATTGAAAGTGAAAGATGTTTCACAATACATGATTGATGCCGCCAAAGAAAATCCACAATTAGCTCAGAAACTTCATGATGTATTACTAGAAAGTGGTGTTGTCGCTCCCCCTAGCTTGTTTACTGAAATTTATCATGAGCAGTTAGACGGATCAACTAATGAAGCCAAGTCCCCTGCAGAGGATAAGGATGACTACAAACAGATCAGTGAAGCCAGGCATATGAAAGATCAAGATGATCTCGGTCCTGCTCAATTTTTGCCCCCTCTGCCTCATCAGAGACTGCATTATAAGGCAAGTCCTGTTTCTAACCAACCTGAGCAACTTAAACCTGTTGAAGATTTAAGGTTAAACCATCCTTTTGAGACAATAGATGTCACTAGACAACCTGTGTCATTGCAGTCTGAAGCAACTTCAGCGAGTTGTGCAAAAAATGTTCCTGTTGCTGCAGCAGCCGCTGCTGCAGCTGTTGTTGCATCTTCTATGGTTGTTGCTGTGGCAAAGTCAAGCACTGACTCAAACCTTCCTGTAGCTGCTGCTGCCGCTGCTGCTGCAACAACTGCAGCTGTCAGTAAGCAGTATGAGCAGTGCACAAGAAGTGATGGCGATGCAAAAAGTTCTGGTTATGAGTCACGAGGTAGCAAAGACCATGGAAATGGTGGCCAAGAACGTGGTACTCCAGGGGAAAATtcagaaggccagagaatgtcTGATAGATCAGCTGGCAATGATAGCTTGAAATCTGATGCAGGACTAGATGACATCGCAGAGTGTGACATTCCATGGGAGGAAATCACCTTGGGTGAACGCATTGGACTTG GGTCATATGGAGAGGTATATCGTGGAGATTGGCATGGAACT GAAGTGGCTGTGAAGAGGTTCCTGGACCAAGGTATTTCTGGTGAATCACTTGAAGAATTCAGAAGTGAG GTTCGAATCATGAAAAGACTCAGACATCCCAATGTGGTTCTTTTCATGGGAGCGGTAACTCATGCCCCAAATCTTTCCATAGTTACAGAATTTCTTCCCAG AGGTAGTTTATATAGATTAATTCACAGGCCCAACAATCAATTAGACGAGCGGAGGCGTTTGAGGATGGCTCTTGATACT GCCCGAGGAATGAATTATTTGCACAACTGCACTCCAATGATAGTACATCGTGATTTAAAATCTCCAAATCTTCTAGTTGATAAAAATTGGGTAGTGAAG GTATCAGATTTTGGGCTCTCACGAATGAAGCACAACACATTTCTCTCTTCAAGGTCAGCTGCAGGGACG GCTGAGTGGATGGCCCCAGAAGTGCTAAGAAATGAACCATCAGATGAAAA GTGTGACGTATATAGTTTTGGCGTTATACTATGGGAGCTCTGCACATTGCAGCAACCATGGGGTGGAATGAACCCAATGCAAGTTGTTGGTGCTGTTGGATTTCAACAGCGACGTCTTGAGATTCCAGATGGGATGGATCCAGTCATTGCAGATGTTATTAGGAAGTGCTGGCAAAC AGATCCAAAATTGAGGCCAACATTTGCAGAGATCATGGCTGCTTTGAAGCCATTACAGAAGCCTATAACAGGTGCACAAGTGCCTAGACGAAGTTCATCTACGAGAGGTGGACATGAGAAAGGCCAAGTGTCGCGCGAAGAAGAAGAGCAGGCCGGATAA